The following proteins are co-located in the Streptomyces bottropensis ATCC 25435 genome:
- the secA gene encoding preprotein translocase subunit SecA, translating to MSVLSKIMRAGEGKILRKLHRIADQVNSIEEDFVDLSDAELRALTEEYKQRYADGESLDDLLPEAFATVREGAKRALGQRPYDVQIMGGAALHLGYVAEMKTGEGKTLVGTLPAYLNALSGEGVHLITVNDYLAERDSEMMGRVHKFLGLSVGCILANMTPAQRREQYACDITYGTNNEFGFDYLRDNMAWSKDELVQRGHNFAIVDEVDSILVDEARTPLIISGPADQATKWYGDFAKLVTRLKKGEPGNPLKGIEETGDYEVDEKKRTVAIHEAGVGKVEDWLGIDNLYESVNTPLVGYLNNAIKAKELFKKDKDYVVMDGEVMIVDEHTGRILAGRRYNEGMHQAIEAKEGVDIKDENQTLATITLQNFFRLYKRHDHNGKEQPGLSGMTGTAMTEAAEFHQIYKLGVVPIPTNRPMVRKDQSDLIYRTEVAKFEAVVDDIVEKHEKGQPILVGTTSVEKSEYLSQQLSKRGVQHEVLNAKQHDREATIVAQAGRKGAVTVATNMAGRGTDIKLGGNPDDLAEAELRQRGLDPEEHIEEWAHALPEALAKAEEAVKTEFEEVKELGGLYVLGTERHESRRIDNQLRGRSGRQGDPGESRFYLSLGDDLMRLFKAQMVERVMSMANVPDDVPIENKMVTRAIASAQSQVEQQNFETRKNVLKYDEVLNRQREVIYGERRRVLEGEDLQEQIQHFMDDTIDAYITAETAEGFAEEWDLDRLWGAFKQLYPVKVTVEELEEAAGDRAGLTAEFIGESIKDDITEQYRAREEQLGSEIMRELERRVVLSVLDRKWREHLYEMDYLQEGIGLRAMAQKDPLVEYQREGFDMFTAMMEGIKEESVGYLFNLEVQVEQQVEEVPVEDSKPSLDKSDAVPAQAGASRPEIRAKGLEAPQRRDRLHFSAPTVDGEGGIVEGDLPDDEPIRSEADGLTRAERRKQQGKTSRRRKK from the coding sequence GTGTCCGTCCTCTCGAAGATCATGCGTGCAGGCGAAGGCAAAATCCTGCGCAAGCTGCACCGCATCGCGGACCAGGTCAACTCCATCGAAGAGGACTTCGTCGACCTCTCCGACGCCGAGCTGCGCGCCCTCACCGAGGAGTACAAGCAGCGGTACGCCGACGGTGAGAGCCTCGACGACCTGCTCCCCGAGGCGTTCGCCACCGTCCGCGAGGGCGCCAAGCGCGCCCTCGGCCAGCGGCCCTACGACGTGCAGATCATGGGCGGCGCCGCCCTCCACCTCGGCTATGTCGCCGAGATGAAGACCGGCGAGGGCAAGACCCTCGTCGGCACACTGCCCGCGTATCTGAACGCGCTGTCCGGCGAAGGCGTCCACCTGATCACGGTCAACGACTACCTGGCCGAGCGCGACTCCGAGATGATGGGCCGCGTCCACAAGTTCCTGGGTCTGAGCGTCGGCTGCATCCTCGCCAACATGACGCCGGCCCAGCGCCGCGAGCAGTACGCCTGCGACATCACCTACGGCACGAACAACGAGTTCGGCTTCGACTACCTCCGCGACAACATGGCGTGGTCCAAGGACGAGCTCGTCCAGCGCGGCCACAACTTCGCGATCGTCGACGAGGTCGACTCCATCCTCGTCGACGAGGCCCGTACGCCGCTGATCATCTCCGGCCCGGCCGACCAGGCCACCAAGTGGTACGGCGACTTCGCCAAGCTGGTCACGCGCCTGAAGAAGGGCGAGCCCGGCAACCCCCTCAAGGGCATCGAGGAGACCGGCGACTACGAGGTCGACGAGAAGAAGCGCACGGTCGCCATCCACGAGGCCGGTGTCGGCAAGGTCGAGGACTGGCTGGGCATCGACAACCTCTACGAGTCGGTGAACACCCCTCTGGTGGGCTACCTGAACAACGCCATCAAGGCCAAGGAGCTCTTCAAGAAGGACAAGGACTACGTCGTCATGGACGGCGAGGTCATGATCGTCGACGAGCACACCGGCCGTATCCTCGCCGGCCGCCGCTACAACGAGGGCATGCACCAGGCGATCGAGGCGAAGGAAGGGGTGGACATCAAGGACGAGAACCAGACGCTCGCCACGATCACCCTGCAGAACTTCTTCCGCCTCTACAAGCGCCACGACCACAACGGCAAGGAACAGCCCGGTCTGTCCGGCATGACCGGTACGGCGATGACCGAGGCCGCCGAGTTCCACCAGATCTACAAGCTCGGTGTCGTCCCGATCCCGACCAACCGGCCGATGGTCCGCAAGGACCAGTCCGACCTGATCTACCGCACCGAGGTCGCGAAGTTCGAGGCGGTGGTCGACGACATCGTCGAGAAGCACGAGAAGGGCCAGCCGATCCTCGTCGGTACGACGTCGGTCGAGAAGTCCGAGTACCTGTCGCAGCAGCTGAGCAAGCGGGGCGTCCAGCACGAGGTGCTCAACGCCAAGCAGCACGACCGGGAGGCGACCATCGTCGCCCAGGCCGGCCGCAAGGGCGCCGTCACCGTGGCCACGAACATGGCCGGCCGCGGTACGGACATCAAGCTCGGCGGCAACCCCGACGACCTCGCCGAGGCGGAGCTGCGCCAGCGCGGCCTCGACCCCGAGGAGCACATCGAGGAGTGGGCGCACGCCCTGCCCGAGGCCCTCGCCAAGGCCGAGGAAGCGGTCAAGACGGAGTTCGAGGAGGTCAAGGAGCTCGGCGGGCTCTACGTCCTCGGCACCGAGCGGCACGAGTCCCGGCGTATCGACAACCAGCTGCGCGGTCGTTCCGGCCGTCAGGGCGACCCCGGCGAGTCCCGGTTCTACCTGTCGCTGGGCGACGACCTGATGAGACTCTTCAAGGCCCAGATGGTCGAGCGTGTGATGTCCATGGCGAATGTGCCGGACGACGTCCCGATCGAGAACAAGATGGTCACCCGCGCGATCGCCTCCGCCCAGTCGCAGGTCGAGCAGCAGAACTTCGAGACCCGGAAGAACGTCCTCAAGTACGACGAGGTCCTCAACCGGCAGCGCGAGGTCATCTACGGCGAGCGGCGCCGCGTCCTGGAGGGCGAGGACCTGCAGGAGCAGATCCAGCACTTCATGGACGACACCATCGACGCGTACATCACCGCCGAGACCGCCGAGGGTTTCGCCGAGGAGTGGGACCTCGACCGGCTGTGGGGCGCCTTCAAGCAGCTCTACCCGGTGAAGGTCACCGTCGAGGAGCTGGAGGAGGCCGCCGGGGACCGGGCCGGGCTGACCGCCGAGTTCATCGGCGAGTCGATCAAGGACGACATCACCGAGCAGTACCGGGCGCGCGAGGAGCAGCTCGGCTCCGAGATCATGCGTGAGCTGGAGCGCCGGGTGGTTCTGTCGGTGCTGGACCGCAAGTGGCGCGAGCACCTCTACGAGATGGACTACCTCCAGGAGGGCATCGGCCTGCGCGCGATGGCGCAGAAGGACCCGCTGGTGGAGTACCAGCGCGAGGGCTTCGACATGTTCACCGCCATGATGGAGGGCATCAAGGAGGAGTCCGTCGGCTACCTGTTCAACCTGGAGGTCCAGGTCGAGCAGCAGGTCGAGGAGGTCCCGGTCGAGGACTCCAAGCCGTCCCTGGACAAGAGCGACGCCGTGCCGGCCCAGGCGGGTGCGTCCCGGCCGGAGATCCGCGCCAAGGGGCTGGAGGCCCCGCAGCGCCGTGACCGTCTGCACTTCTCCGCGCCCACCGTCGACGGCGAGGGCGGCATCGTGGAGGGCGATCTCCCCGACGACGAGCCCATCCGCTCCGAGGCGGACGGTCTCACCCGCGCGGAGCGTCGCAAGCAGCAGGGGAAGACCAGCCGCCGCCGCAAGAAGTAG
- a CDS encoding GNAT family N-acetyltransferase, with the protein MEPVTLSTERLVLRTVDRRDTATVYAAAQDPDIQRWTTIPSPYSREHAEGFVERAVPEGWATASMFTFGLFLPTGELAGMLGITMRSPGTGEIGFWATREHRRNGYVTEATRAAAHWSFTTLALDRLEWRAEVGNAASRAVAEHTGFTFEGTLRAGLDNNGVRRDCWMASLLPSDLGLPSTTPYVPAPS; encoded by the coding sequence ATGGAACCCGTCACCCTGAGCACCGAGCGCCTGGTGCTGCGCACCGTGGACCGGCGCGACACCGCCACGGTGTACGCGGCCGCGCAGGACCCTGACATCCAGCGCTGGACCACGATCCCCTCGCCGTACTCGCGTGAGCACGCCGAGGGTTTCGTCGAGCGGGCCGTTCCCGAAGGCTGGGCCACCGCCTCGATGTTCACCTTCGGCCTCTTCCTGCCCACCGGGGAGCTGGCGGGGATGCTCGGCATCACCATGCGCTCCCCGGGCACCGGCGAGATCGGCTTCTGGGCGACCAGGGAGCACCGCCGCAACGGCTACGTCACCGAGGCCACCCGCGCCGCCGCCCACTGGTCGTTCACCACGCTCGCCCTCGACCGCCTCGAATGGCGCGCCGAAGTGGGCAACGCCGCCTCCCGCGCGGTGGCCGAACACACCGGCTTCACCTTCGAGGGCACCCTCAGGGCCGGCCTCGACAACAACGGGGTCCGCCGCGACTGCTGGATGGCCTCCCTGCTCCCCTCGGACCTGGGCCTGCCCTCGACGACGCCGTACGTACCGGCACCGTCCTGA
- a CDS encoding winged helix-turn-helix domain-containing protein: MTSLPRPATELTADEARRIALRAQGFLGAPDRRSGVRGVLRHLGAVQLDTISVLARSHELIPYARLGAVGRTTVDRAYWTDTHAFEYWSHAACILPIEEWPHFAFRRRAYRARPQWGHQLPDGAYERVIKQLRDEGPLTATELGGAKRTSEWWDWSGEKVAVERALMHGEVVCVERRGWKRVYDLAERAVPKTLLHDDLDDTECVRRLVRLAGEALGVGTRADIADYHRLKGEQFDAVVADSGLVPVTVEGWAKPAWADPAALATPARGRHRTTLLSPFDSLIWERARTERIFGFTHRLEAYVPKQKRVHGYFAMPVLAGGRLVGRVDPARDGRTLVAKQVTLDGPKAVPAVAQALLEAATWVDCTDVRVERVDAPELREPLTRELVRALS; this comes from the coding sequence ATGACCTCCCTCCCGCGCCCCGCCACAGAACTCACCGCAGACGAGGCCCGCAGAATCGCCCTCCGGGCGCAGGGCTTCCTCGGCGCCCCGGACCGCAGATCCGGCGTCCGCGGCGTGCTGCGACACCTGGGCGCGGTCCAGCTCGACACCATCTCGGTCCTCGCCCGCTCCCACGAACTCATCCCGTACGCCCGTCTCGGCGCCGTGGGCCGCACCACGGTCGACCGCGCCTACTGGACGGACACGCACGCCTTCGAGTACTGGTCCCACGCCGCCTGCATCCTCCCCATCGAGGAGTGGCCCCATTTCGCCTTCCGCCGCCGCGCCTACCGCGCCCGCCCCCAGTGGGGCCACCAACTCCCGGACGGCGCCTACGAGCGCGTCATCAAACAGCTGCGCGACGAGGGCCCTCTCACGGCCACGGAGCTGGGCGGCGCGAAGCGCACCAGCGAGTGGTGGGACTGGTCCGGCGAGAAGGTCGCCGTCGAACGCGCCCTGATGCACGGCGAGGTGGTCTGCGTGGAGCGCCGCGGCTGGAAGCGGGTGTACGACCTCGCCGAGCGCGCCGTCCCGAAGACCCTGCTGCACGACGACCTGGACGACACGGAGTGCGTACGCCGCCTGGTCCGTCTGGCCGGTGAGGCCCTGGGCGTCGGCACCCGCGCGGACATCGCCGACTACCACCGCCTCAAGGGCGAGCAGTTCGACGCGGTGGTCGCCGACTCGGGCCTGGTCCCGGTGACGGTGGAGGGCTGGGCCAAGCCGGCCTGGGCCGACCCGGCGGCGCTGGCGACGCCCGCGCGCGGCCGCCACCGCACCACGCTCCTGTCCCCGTTCGACTCCCTGATCTGGGAGCGGGCCCGCACGGAGCGCATCTTCGGCTTCACCCACCGCCTGGAGGCCTACGTCCCCAAACAGAAGCGCGTCCACGGCTACTTCGCGATGCCGGTCCTCGCCGGGGGCCGGCTCGTCGGCCGTGTCGACCCCGCCCGTGACGGCCGCACCCTGGTCGCCAAACAGGTCACCCTCGACGGACCCAAGGCCGTCCCGGCCGTGGCCCAGGCCCTTCTGGAAGCGGCGACCTGGGTGGACTGCACGGACGTGCGCGTGGAGCGGGTGGACGCTCCCGAGCTGCGCGAGCCACTGACGCGGGAACTGGTGCGCGCGCTTTCCTGA